The Streptomyces sp. NBC_00306 sequence ACACCGAGAAGTCGAAGTAGTCGGCGAGACCGACGCGGGTGCGGCCGTCCTTGCCGGGCAGCGCGGGCTGGAGCACGTTGAGGCCCTCGACGATCAGGATGTCGGGGCGGCGGACCGTCAGGCGTTCGCCGGGCACGATGTCGTAGATCAGATGCGAGTAGACGGGGGCCGTGACCTCGTCCTTGCCCGCCTTGATGTCGGCGACGAACCGGGTCAGGGCCCTGCGGTCGTACGACTCGGGGAAGCCCTTGCGGGACATCAGCCCGCGTGACTCCAGCTCCTTCATCGGCAGCAGGAAGCCGTCGGTGGTGACCAGTTCGACGCGCGGGTGCTCGGGCCAGCGGGCGAGGAGGGCCTGGAGCAGTCGGGCGACGGTGGACTTGCCGACCGCGACGGAGCCGGCGACCCCTATGACGAACGGCGTGCCGCGCTGGGCGCCGTGCCCGCCGCCCGCGTCACCGAGGAAGGTGTTGAGCGCGCCCCGCAGTTCACCGGTGGCCTGGACATACAGATTGAGGAGTCGCGACAGCGGCAGATAGACGTCCCGCACCTCGTCCAGGTCGATGACGTCGCCCAGCCCTCGCAGCCGCTCGACCTCCTCGGCCGTGAGGGGGAGCGGCGTCTTCTCGCGCAGCGCGCTCCACTCCGCGCGGGTGAGGTCGACGTAGGGCGTCGACGCGTGTTCGGCCCGGCGGTGGGCGCTTCGTGGCGGCGAAGAGATCACCTACACATTGTCAGGGGTGCGGGCGGGTTCTGGGTGGTGTGCTCGGTCACGCGCCGCGTGCCGCCGTAGGCTGCCGACATGTGCGGAATCGTGGGTTACGTCGGCGGACAGTCGGCGCTTGATGTGGTCATCGCGGGCCTGAAGCGGCTGGAGTACCGGGGCTACGACTCGGCCGGGGTCGCCGTGCTCTCCGACGGCGGGCTGGCCGCGGCGAAGAAGGCGGGCAAGCTCGTCAATCTGGAGAAGGAGCTGGTGGACCGGCCGCTGCCGAGCGGTTTCACCGGCATCGGGCACACCCGGTGGGCCACGCACGGCGGGCCGACCGACATCAACGCGCACCCTCATCTCGACAACGCGGGCCGTGTCGCCGTCGTGCACAACGGCATCATCGAGAACTTCGCCGCCCTGCGGGCCGAGCTGGCGGAGCGCGGGCACGACCTCGCCTCGGAGACCGACACCGAGGTCGTGGCGCATCTGCTCGCCGAGAACTTCTCCTCCTGCGGCGACCTCCCCGAGGCGATGCGCCAGGTGTGTCGCCGGCTGGAGGGTGCCTTCACCCTGGTCGCGGTGCACGCGGACGAGCCGGACGTGGTCGTGGGCGCGCGCCGCAACTCACCGCTGGTGGTGGGCGTCGGCGACGGCGAGTCCTTCCTCGCCTCGGACGTCGCGGCGTTCATCGCCCACACCCGCTCGGCGCTGGAGCTCGGCCAGGACCAGGTCGTGGAGCTGCGCCGGGACGGGGTGACGGTCACCGACTTCGACGGCGCTCCGGCGGACGTGCGCGCCTACCACGTGGACTGGGACGCCTCGGCCGCCGAGAAGGGCGGCTACGACTACTTCATGCTGAAGGAGATCGCCGAGCAGCCGAAGGCGGTCGCCGACACCCTGCTGGGCCGTATCGACGCGGAGGGCTCGCTCACCCTCGACGAGGTGCGCATCCCGGCGTCTGTGCTGCGCGAGGCCGACAAGGTCGTCATCGTGGCCTGCGGCACCGCCTTCCACGCGGGCATGATTGCCAAGTACGCCATCGAGCACTGGACGAGGATCCCGTGCGAGGTGGAGCTGGCGAGCGAGTTCCGCTACCGCGATCCGATCCTGGACCAGCGCACGCTGGTGATCGCGATCTCCCAGTCCGGCGAGACCATGGACACCCTGATGGCGCTGCGGCACGCGCGGGAGCAGGGCGCGCGGGTGCTGGCCATCTGCAACACCAACGGTTCGACCATCCCGCGGGAGTCGGACGCCGTGCTCTACACGCACGCCGGTCCCGAGGTCGCCGTGGCGTCCACGAAGGCGTTCCTGACCCAGCTGGTGGCCTGCTATCTGGTCGCGCTGTATCTGGGGCAGGTGCGGGGCACCAAGTGGGGTGACGAAATCCGGGCCGTCGTAAGGGACTTGGCGAAGATCTCCGGCGAGGTCGACCGGGTGCTGGAGACGATGGAGCCGGTCCGCGCGCTGGCCCGCTCGCTCGCCGACAAGAACACCGTCCTGTTCCTCGGCCGTCATGTGGGCTACCCGGTGGCCCTGGAGGGGGCGCTGAAGCTCAAGGAACTGGCGTACATGCACGCGGAGGGCTTCGCCGCCGGCGAGCTCAAGCACGGGCCGATCGCGCTGATCGAGGAGGACCTGCCGGTGGTGGTCGTGGTGCCGTCGCCGCGCGGCCGTTCGGTCCTGCACGACAAGATCGTCTCGAACATCCAGGAGATCAGGGCGCGCGGGGCGCGGACGATCGTGATCGCGGAGGAGGGGGACGAGACGGTCGTGCCGTACGCCGACCACCTCATCCGTATTCCGGTCACACCGACGCTGCTCCAGCCGATGGTGGCGACCGTGCCGTTGCAGGTCTTCGCCTGTGAGCTGGCGACGGCCCGCGGCAACGAGGTGGACCAGCCCCGCAACCTCGCGAAGTCGGTCACCGTCGAATGATCATCGGGGTGGGGATCGACGTCGCCGAGATCGACCGGTTCACCGCGTCGATGCGGCGCACCCCCGGAATGGCCGGACGGCTCTTCGTGGAGAGCGAGTTGCTGCTGCCCAGCGGGGAGCAGCGGGGCTATGCCTCCCTCGCGGCCCGGTTCGCCGCGAAGGAGGCGCTCGCCAAGGCCCTCGGCGCGCCCGCGGGTCTGTACTGGACGGACGCCGAGGTGTACGTCGAGGACAACGGCAGGCCCCGGCTGCGGGTGCGTGGCACGGTCGCCGCACGGGCCGAGGAACTCGGGGTGCGGTCCTGGCACGTCTCGCTCAGTCATGACGCGGGCGTGGCCTCCGCCGTGGTGATCGCGGAGGGCTGACAGGGGGGGCCGGCGCCCGCGCGCTCGTACGGGCAAGTGCGCTCCCGCCCGGCGCACTTGGATCCCGCGCGGGCCGGCACCCGGTGGGGCAGACTCGGGGGCATGCGTACTGCGTACAGCGTGGAGACCGTCAGGAACGCCGAGACCGAGCTGAT is a genomic window containing:
- the glmS gene encoding glutamine--fructose-6-phosphate transaminase (isomerizing), translating into MCGIVGYVGGQSALDVVIAGLKRLEYRGYDSAGVAVLSDGGLAAAKKAGKLVNLEKELVDRPLPSGFTGIGHTRWATHGGPTDINAHPHLDNAGRVAVVHNGIIENFAALRAELAERGHDLASETDTEVVAHLLAENFSSCGDLPEAMRQVCRRLEGAFTLVAVHADEPDVVVGARRNSPLVVGVGDGESFLASDVAAFIAHTRSALELGQDQVVELRRDGVTVTDFDGAPADVRAYHVDWDASAAEKGGYDYFMLKEIAEQPKAVADTLLGRIDAEGSLTLDEVRIPASVLREADKVVIVACGTAFHAGMIAKYAIEHWTRIPCEVELASEFRYRDPILDQRTLVIAISQSGETMDTLMALRHAREQGARVLAICNTNGSTIPRESDAVLYTHAGPEVAVASTKAFLTQLVACYLVALYLGQVRGTKWGDEIRAVVRDLAKISGEVDRVLETMEPVRALARSLADKNTVLFLGRHVGYPVALEGALKLKELAYMHAEGFAAGELKHGPIALIEEDLPVVVVVPSPRGRSVLHDKIVSNIQEIRARGARTIVIAEEGDETVVPYADHLIRIPVTPTLLQPMVATVPLQVFACELATARGNEVDQPRNLAKSVTVE
- the coaA gene encoding type I pantothenate kinase — protein: MISSPPRSAHRRAEHASTPYVDLTRAEWSALREKTPLPLTAEEVERLRGLGDVIDLDEVRDVYLPLSRLLNLYVQATGELRGALNTFLGDAGGGHGAQRGTPFVIGVAGSVAVGKSTVARLLQALLARWPEHPRVELVTTDGFLLPMKELESRGLMSRKGFPESYDRRALTRFVADIKAGKDEVTAPVYSHLIYDIVPGERLTVRRPDILIVEGLNVLQPALPGKDGRTRVGLADYFDFSVYVDARAEDIEHWYLNRFRKLRETAFQNPFSYFRKYTQVSEDEALDYARTMWRTINKPNLLENVAPTRSRATLVLRKGPDHKVQRLSLRKL
- a CDS encoding holo-ACP synthase — translated: MIIGVGIDVAEIDRFTASMRRTPGMAGRLFVESELLLPSGEQRGYASLAARFAAKEALAKALGAPAGLYWTDAEVYVEDNGRPRLRVRGTVAARAEELGVRSWHVSLSHDAGVASAVVIAEG